The genome window ATTACCCTGTAGCGCCTGCCAGTAATTCATTTCTATATTTTCATTAAAGAAAAAAGATCCCTGCCAGGGAGGAAAATACAATCCGTTCCATACGCCCTGCAGGTTAGCTGGTAAACCATCAGGATTGGAACTGCATATCAGGAGAAAACGTCCGTAGTTATGCATCCTTTCAATCAATGCATTGGATGTTTGTCCCTTATAGGCATCCAGTAACAGGCGTTCGTTCGATAGCTGACGGTTGACTCCTGCATGAAGATCGACCTTACAGCGGTTAAACATTTTCTGGTGTATCCGGACATGGTTTTTCAATAGTTCGTCATAATCCGCCGGAAGCGAGTTCAACGCCTGTCTGGCTTCGTCGAAACGTCCGGAAGGAGTCCCTTTGTAGAACATCCGGATCAATACCAGTACATGGTCGGCATTTTCTACAGATAAAATATCCCCTGTACGTGTGTTTACGGTTTTAATACTTCCGCCCGACGGAATTATTTTTGCTACGGCGCCGAAATATGCTCCATCATCCTCCCGTTGTCCCGATATACAGATAAATCCCTGCGGGTCTGTCTGCGGGTTTTCAAATTTCAGTCCCAGCTTATCGGGACTAACCAGCACGGATTTATTGACCGCATCGTTAAAATCATGCGGAGTCAGGGAGAAATTTCCGGATATGCTGCCTTTTTGGTTGGTTTTTAAACGCAGTACCACCACATCATCGGCACGGGAAACAAAGAGCGAACGTGAAAAAAACAATCCGCCTTCATCCCAGTATACTACGGCTTCACCGGTCTCGAAGTCCAGCGTACGGCCATAACCGGAAAAAGGAGTTACCGGCTGTTGCCTGATTTCAAGGTCAAATCCAGGCTGATACTCGCCGCTCCGGGTATTTCCGTAACCGCTTTCCCGGATTTTCCCCATAAAAAAATCACTGGCCTCTTCGTAACGCCCTTCATCCATCATTTGGCGTAAACGGGGAAGATGCACCGAAAAATCAGGTAAGTCTTTATGGTTGCGATGATAGAAATATCGCTTGTGATTGAGCATCACCCGCTCACGGGTAACATTACCGTAGAGCATGGCGCCTATGTCGCCGTTGCCTGTTGGTAAGGCTTCGCGCCAGTCGACCGCAGGATATTCCATATACATACCACAGGTGGGTTGTTTTTCTGTTTTTTGAGCGTATAATGTCCTTATTCCCGAATAAAACAGGAATATCCACAGCATAAAGAAGATCCTCTTGTTCATCATTTTTATCGGTTATTGAATTTCGACTTAAATATACGGCTTCCGGCATCAACCACCTTGTAATTTCGTCCCTAAATGATGTAATATTGTCTCATACTATGATGATTTGTCTTATTATTAAATTACTTTACCTGATTTTTACCGGTTTATGAAATATCCGGAAACCCCGATTACCCGCAGGTATCAATTCCTTAATCATCCGAAATATAAGCCAATTAGCTTTATTTCAGCTCATTTTCTCATAAATATTCCCGTCTCGCTGCCTGTAATGGTTCAGATTCTTAACGAACCGCGGAATCCTCTCACGGCATAGTATGATGAGGCGCCGTTGTGGTACACAAAAGTGTGTCCGTAGCGATAATCGCCAAAGATAGCACCGCCGAGCTTTCTGATTTCAGCAGGTGTTTTTAGCCAGCTGGATGTTTTCGTATCGAAACTTTCCAGTTTTTGTAGTGTCCGGTAGGTTTCCTCTGTCAACAATTCGATTCCCATATCAGCAGCCATGTCAACGGCATTGTTTTCCGGTTGATGTTCCTTTCTCGATTCCTGCCCCTCACGGTCATAGCAGACATTTCTCCGGCCTTTAGGGCTTTCCGCCGAACAGTCGTAGAAAATATATGCGCCTG of Bacteroidales bacterium contains these proteins:
- a CDS encoding DUF4256 domain-containing protein, whose product is MTKNNKKEIPPEQKEAILNTLKERFERNMHRHQGIKWVNVQVKLEAHPEKLWSLIEMERTGGEPDIVGDETETGAYIFYDCSAESPKGRRNVCYDREGQESRKEHQPENNAVDMAADMGIELLTEETYRTLQKLESFDTKTSSWLKTPAEIRKLGGAIFGDYRYGHTFVYHNGASSYYAVRGFRGSLRI
- a CDS encoding glycoside hydrolase family 95 protein — translated: MMNKRIFFMLWIFLFYSGIRTLYAQKTEKQPTCGMYMEYPAVDWREALPTGNGDIGAMLYGNVTRERVMLNHKRYFYHRNHKDLPDFSVHLPRLRQMMDEGRYEEASDFFMGKIRESGYGNTRSGEYQPGFDLEIRQQPVTPFSGYGRTLDFETGEAVVYWDEGGLFFSRSLFVSRADDVVVLRLKTNQKGSISGNFSLTPHDFNDAVNKSVLVSPDKLGLKFENPQTDPQGFICISGQREDDGAYFGAVAKIIPSGGSIKTVNTRTGDILSVENADHVLVLIRMFYKGTPSGRFDEARQALNSLPADYDELLKNHVRIHQKMFNRCKVDLHAGVNRQLSNERLLLDAYKGQTSNALIERMHNYGRFLLICSSNPDGLPANLQGVWNGLYFPPWQGSFFFNENIEMNYWQALQGNLPEVLLSLINLVESGVADFRENAEKYYGCRGVLTPIRMIDDFGKKTGAIPHDVFFTGGAGWLAQFFYDYWLFTGDDEFLRRRAVPFMKEVALFYEDFVQKDEKGQLKMYPSDSPENVPTGQKTQLCINATMDFAVMKEVFTNLIDACTHL